One genomic window of Solanum stenotomum isolate F172 chromosome 9, ASM1918654v1, whole genome shotgun sequence includes the following:
- the LOC125875503 gene encoding photosystem I chlorophyll a/b-binding protein 5, chloroplastic codes for MEIAVGRGFQVLTLSGSSFHGKSIRKTCVSLKGFNWTSARKGHSLTPCTTLVQGHQRPTWLPGLDPPPHLDGTLAGDFGFDPLGLGEDPESLRWYVQAELVHARFAMAGVAGILLTDLLRVTGIRDLPVWYEAGATKFNFASTTTLLIIQLLLMGFVETKRYMDFLDPGSQAKPGSFFGLEAALEGLEPGYPGGPLLNPLGIGKDIKNAKDWKLKEIKNGRLAMVAMLGIFVQASVTHVGPIDNLIEHLSNPWHKTILQTIAGSSS; via the exons ATGGAGATTGCAGTGGGTAGAGGTTTCCAAGTTTTGACATTGTCGGGTTCATCTTTTCATGGAAAGAGTATACGTAAAACTTGTGTATCTCTAAAAGGCTTTAATTGGACTAGTGCTAGAAAAGGACATTCTCTAACACCATGCACAACTCTGGTTCAAGGTCACCAAAGGCCAACATGGCTTCCTGGTCTTGACCCTCCGCCTCATCTTGATGGAAC TCTTGCTGGAGATTTTGGTTTTGATCCACTAGGACTTGGAGAGGATCCTGAAAGTTTGAGATGGTATGTACAAGCAGAACTTGTTCATGCCCGCTTCGCCATGGCTGGGGTTGCTGGAATTCTTTTAACTGAT TTGCTTCGAGTCACTGGAATAAGGGATTTGCCAGTGTGGTATGAAGCAGGAGCTACAAAATTCAACTTTGCCAGCACAACAACTCTGCTCATCATTCAACTATTATTGATGGG GTTCGTTGAAACAAAAAGGTACATGGATTTTCTTGATCCTGGCTCTCAAGCAAAACCTGGATCCTTTTTTGGACTAGAAGCTGCACTGGAAGGCCTTGAACCAGg GTATCCAGGTGGCCCTTTATTGAATCCTCTTGGAATTGGAAAAGATATCAAGAATGCTAAAGACTGGAAACTGAAAGAGATTAAAAACG GACGCCTAGCTATGGTGGCTATGCTTGGTATTTTCGTTCAGGCTTCTGTTACTCATGTTGGTCCTATTGACAATCTGATCGAGCATCTCTCCAATCCATGGCACAAAACCATTCTTCAAACCATTGCTGGATCGAGTTCTTGA
- the LOC125875500 gene encoding protein WEAK CHLOROPLAST MOVEMENT UNDER BLUE LIGHT 1-like — MEDAKDVKGSSPQECAPKPEVSVPKEDHSHSATPTRQHMNETANSEIQEPSIKSDGAGDISKTGSVQSAVPTVQQEASPKLVEDLKSLEPPTALSEASSSSILDAKASDSLQQSSDGGCGGGLLNQPNHTDGPTEEHDASPLLTMNSNPASLKEENQKESSDHIQSDPLKGEKTNVSLLQHDYSPSISHVSAETTSSTQEQKHKYNIHVEVPNTGQSLTKASCLTVKIPEPSANSKHPNNSVINRVKIDTAAPIESVKQAVSKFGGIVDWKAHRVQTVERRKVVDQELANVQEEIPLYKKQSQAAEGAKMMVLKELDSTKRLIEELKLNLERAQTEEQQAKQDSELAKLRVEEMEQGIADEASIAAKAQLEVAKARHEAAVSELNTVDYELKDLHKEYDLLVSERYDAVQKAEEAVSTSKKVEKEVEYLTIELITTKESLEAAQAAHLEVEEHRIGAAMAREQDTLTWEKELKQAEDELEKLNQQILSSKDIKAKLDTASALLLDLKAEFAAYMESKLKQETVEDGNFGELSEPEKRTHAKIQAAVALATRELEEVKLNIEKATDDVNCLKVAATSLKAELDKEKSELASIQQREGMASIAVASLEAELNRTKSEIALVQMKEKEAREKVVELPKKLQEAAQEADRAKSLAQTAREELRKAKEEAEQAKAGASTMESRLIAANKEIEAAKASEKLALEAINALQESELARSTNDEDSPSGVTLSLEEYYDLSKLAHEAEEQANKRVAAAITQIEVFKESELRSLSRLEEVNREMTTRKEALEIAMKKAEKAKEGKLAVEQELRKWRAEHGQRRKAGESLPLINTTRSPRTSFEESKSSKTYERAPEAASLHHRSSPRAYEQGSNTETDTSPEVRIPKKKKRSFFPRLLMLLGRKKSQAKTA, encoded by the exons ATGGAAGATGCAAAAGATGTGAAGGGAAGTTCTCCCCAAGAATGTGCTCCTAAACCTGAAGTTTCTGTTCCGAAGGAGGATCACTCACATAGTGCAACTCCAACTAGGCAACATATGAATGAAACAGCAAACTCTGAAATTCAGGAGCCTTCCATTAAATCTGATGGAGCAGGTGACATTTCTAAAACAGGAAGTGTTCAATCAGCTGTGCCAACAGTTCAGCAGGAAGCCTCACCTAAACTGGTAGAGGATCTGAAATCGTTAGAGCCTCCAACAGCTCTCTCAGAAGCCAGTTCATCGTCTATATTGGATGCAAAAGCAAGTGATTCATTGCAGCAATCATCTGATGGTGGTTGCGGTGGTGGTCTTTTGAATCAACCGAATCATACTGATGGACCAACAGAAGAGCATGATGCTTCACCTTTATTAACCATGAATTCAAATCCTGCATCCCTAAAAGAGGAAAACCAAAAGGAATCTTCTGACCACATACAATCTGATCctttaaaaggagaaaaaactAATGTCTCACTACTTCAACACGATTATTCTCCAAGTATTTCTCATGTTTCTGCTGAAACAACTTCATCCACTCAAGaacaaaaacacaaatataATATTCATGTAGAGGTACCTAACACTGGTCAGTCCCTAACCAAGGCTTCCTGTCTCACAGTTAAGATTCCAGAACCCAGTGCCAATTCTAAGCACCCTAATAACTCTGTTATTAACAGAGTTAAAATTGACACAGCAGCACCAATTGAATCTGTGAAGCAGGCAGTTTCCAAGTTTGGAGGCATTGTTGACTGGAAGGCTCATCGAGTACAGACTGTGGAG AGAAGGAAAGTTGTCGATCAAGAATTAGCGAATGTACAGGAAGAGATCCCATTGTACAAGAAACAGTCTCAGGCTGCAGAAGGAGCAAAAATGATGGTGTTGAAGGAACTAGATAGCACTAAAAGACTGATAGAAGAGTTGAAGCTGAACCTGGAGAGAGCACAAACTGAAGAACAACAAGCGAAACAGGACTCAGAACTTGCCAAACTCAGGGTAGAAGAGATGGAGCAGGGAATTGCTGATGAGGCTAGTATTGCAGCCAAGGCGCAGCTTGAAGTTGCTAAAGCAAGGCATGAAGCAGCAGTTTCGGAGCTAAACACTGTGGATTATGAGTTGAAAGATCTGCATAAAGAGTATGATTTATTGGTGTCAGAGAGATATGATGCTGTGCAAAAAGCAGAGGAAGCGGTTTCTACCTCAAAGAAAGTTGAGAAAGAAGTGGAGTATTTGACTATTGAGCTCATCACTACAAAGGAATCTTTAGAAGCTGCACAAGCTGCACATTTGGAGGTGGAGGAACACAGAATTGGAGCTGCTATGGCAAGAGAGCAAGATACTCTAACATGGGAGAAAGAACTAAAGCAGGCAGAAGATGAGCTTGAGAAGCTAAACCAGCAAATACTGTCTTCAAAGGATATCAAAGCAAAATTAGACACTGCTTCAGCTTTGCTACTGGATCTTAAAGCTGAGTTTGCTGCTTACATGGAATCAAAGTTGAAACAAGAGACTGTTGAAGATGGCAATTTTGGCGAACTGTCAGAGCCAGAGAAAAGAACTCATGCCAAGATACAAGCAGCGGTTGCCTTGGCTACACGGGAACTTGAAGAGGTGAAACTCAACATCGAGAAAGCAACAGATGATGTAAATTGCTTGAAGGTTGCTGCAACTTCATTGAAGGCAGAATTAGATAAAGAAAAATCAGAACTAGCTTCCATCCAGCAGAGAGAAGGCATGGCATCAATTGCTGTAGCATCTCTTGAGGCTGAGTTGAACAGGACCAAGTCAGAGATTGCCCTTGTGCAGATGAAAGAGAAAGAAGCAAGAGAAAAGGTTGTGGAGCTTCCCAAGAAATTGCAAGAGGCTGCCCAAGAGGCTGATCGGGCAAAGTCACTTGCACAAACAGCTCGTGAAGAGTTGAGAAAGGCAAAGGAAGAAGCAGAGCAAGCAAAGGCAGGAGCAAGTACCATGGAAAGTAGACTAATTGCTGCTAATAAGGAGATAGAAGCTGCAAAAGCTTCTGAGAAGTTGGCGCTAGAAGCCATCAATGCTCTGCAAGAGAGTGAATTAGCTCGAAGCACCAATGATGAAGATTCTCCATCTGGAGTAACACTTTCTCTTGAAGAATATTATGATCTCAGCAAGCTGGCCCATGAGGCGGAGGAGCAAGCTAATAAGAGGGTGGCTGCTGCTATCACCCAAATTGAAGTATTCAAGGAATCAGAACTGAGAAGTCTAAGCAGGCTGGAGGAGGTTAATCGTGAGATGACTACTAGAAAGGAAGCTCTGGAAATTGCAATGAAGAAGGCAGAGAAAGCCAAGGAAGGGAAATTGGCAGTGGAGCAAGAGCTGAGGAAATGGAGGGCTGAGCATGGGCAAAGGCGGAAAGCTGGTGAATCTCTTCCACTGATAAACACTACCAGAAGCCCGAGAACGAGCTTTGAGGAGAGTAAATCATCGAAAACCTATGAGCGTGCACCAGAGGCTGCTTCACTACATCATAGGTCAAGTCCAAGAGCATATGAGCAAGGAAGTAATACTGAAACTGATACATCTCCAGAAGTGAGGATcccaaagaaaaagaaaaggtccTTCTTCCCAAGGCTCTTGATGCTTCTGGGAAGAAAGAAATCACAGGCCAAGACAGCATGA